One window from the genome of Phycisphaerales bacterium encodes:
- the purH gene encoding bifunctional phosphoribosylaminoimidazolecarboxamide formyltransferase/IMP cyclohydrolase: MGANRSEGGVRPIRRALISVSDKSGVAEFAAMLSRHGVELVSTGGTARMLREAGLAVRDVSELTGFPEMLDGRVKTLHPKVHGGILGVEELPEHARAMDEHGIEPIDLVCIDLYPFEATIAKEGVTRAEAIEQIDIGGPAMVRSAAKNHDRVAIVTSPSQYGNVAAELEEHGGTTMPLREHLAAAAFARTSAYDAVIASYLSADERETLPRTLSLRMGRAAELRYGENPHQAAAVYKDAGFAGPTVVGVEPLHGKALSYNNLADASASLELALDLARTTGKVGATVMKHANPCGAASASDAEAAVDLALAGDPVAAFGGIVACSHVIDLAAAKRLSAKDLFLEVIVAPAFEGDALERLRARWKTTRLLAVGSAEGGERGGIMVRTLPGGALAQQIDALRPGPDSWTLAAGPRPSEATMSACAALVCICRSLTSNAVAVGGLSGRNATLYGAGAGQMDRVTSCRLAVEKAGERANGGVAASDGFFPFSDGPAMLIDAGVATIVQPGGSKRDDETIELCRSKGVSLLMTGVRHFRH; the protein is encoded by the coding sequence GTGGGGGCGAACCGGTCCGAGGGTGGCGTGCGGCCGATCCGGCGGGCGCTGATTTCCGTGAGCGATAAGTCGGGCGTGGCCGAGTTCGCCGCGATGCTGTCGCGCCATGGCGTCGAGCTGGTCTCGACAGGCGGAACGGCCCGAATGCTGCGCGAGGCTGGGCTCGCGGTGCGCGACGTGAGCGAGCTGACTGGTTTTCCCGAGATGCTCGACGGCCGCGTGAAGACCCTGCACCCCAAGGTGCACGGCGGCATCCTGGGCGTCGAGGAGTTGCCCGAGCACGCACGCGCGATGGATGAGCACGGGATCGAGCCGATCGATCTGGTGTGCATCGACCTGTACCCCTTCGAGGCGACCATCGCTAAGGAGGGCGTGACGAGGGCCGAGGCGATCGAGCAGATCGACATCGGCGGGCCGGCGATGGTGCGCTCGGCGGCCAAGAACCACGACCGCGTGGCGATCGTCACGAGCCCGTCGCAGTACGGCAACGTCGCGGCCGAGCTCGAGGAGCACGGCGGGACGACAATGCCCCTCCGGGAGCACCTGGCGGCGGCGGCGTTTGCCCGCACGAGCGCGTACGACGCGGTGATCGCGTCGTATCTGTCGGCGGACGAGCGCGAGACACTGCCTCGGACGCTCTCGCTGCGGATGGGACGCGCAGCCGAGCTTCGGTACGGCGAGAATCCGCACCAGGCCGCGGCCGTGTACAAGGACGCGGGCTTTGCCGGACCAACGGTCGTTGGCGTCGAGCCCCTGCACGGCAAGGCGCTGAGCTACAACAACCTGGCGGACGCGAGCGCATCGCTCGAGCTGGCGCTCGATCTTGCCCGGACGACCGGGAAGGTCGGTGCGACAGTCATGAAGCACGCCAACCCGTGCGGGGCCGCGAGTGCGTCGGATGCCGAAGCGGCCGTCGACCTGGCACTTGCGGGTGATCCGGTGGCGGCGTTCGGAGGCATCGTGGCGTGCTCTCACGTGATCGACTTGGCGGCAGCAAAGCGGTTGAGTGCCAAGGACCTCTTCCTCGAGGTCATCGTCGCCCCCGCGTTCGAAGGCGATGCGCTCGAGCGTTTGCGTGCACGTTGGAAGACGACCCGGCTGCTCGCAGTCGGAAGCGCCGAGGGAGGCGAGCGTGGTGGCATCATGGTGCGCACGCTGCCCGGCGGTGCGCTCGCCCAGCAGATCGATGCGCTGCGGCCTGGTCCGGACTCATGGACGCTCGCGGCCGGGCCGCGACCGAGCGAAGCGACCATGTCGGCCTGCGCGGCGCTCGTCTGCATCTGCCGGTCGCTGACGAGCAACGCGGTCGCGGTCGGAGGACTTTCTGGCAGGAACGCAACGCTCTACGGTGCCGGAGCCGGGCAAATGGACCGGGTGACGAGCTGCCGCTTGGCCGTCGAGAAGGCGGGCGAGCGTGCGAATGGTGGCGTGGCTGCGAGCGATGGCTTCTTCCCGTTCAGCGACGGACCGGCCATGCTGATCGACGCGGGCGTGGCGACGATCGTCCAGCCGGGTGGCTCGAAGCGCGACGACGAGACGATCGAGCTCTGCCGGAGCAAGGGCGTGAGCCTGCTGATGACGGGCGTGCGGCACTTTCGGCACTGA
- a CDS encoding PQQ-binding-like beta-propeller repeat protein has product MRTSIDKRGPRPDRRARRLLGLSAAGLAACSLIVAGCARSSQIGPPIPAKQQDASASFDSNELRSIGYSRGWRAYPIVTRSQSVELVRAFDDIVLVLEGGSTLSCIDAQGGASRWSTQLESPVTPFLGIARRGNLVYVNSSSELYVLDALSGELRARQALPLVVTTGPTRHEGQLLFGCADGQIFSWVPTQEIKLWGNQLDHPVDMDAIMVDGIAAFVSTQGDVLFIDPARGTAVMRAGGGQRFNALFDGPGAMPATAPGMLLVPSEDQSLWAFTPASSRNLWRVPTEGPITSRPVVHGDHVFIDLPSLGFSAVNLGTGEVDWSLADVGGELVAVRDKLLVVFDADNEVLTQIDGPTGDVFGSVRVGGVSRVETAELEDSPIYLITDRGLVARFNPDA; this is encoded by the coding sequence ATGCGTACTTCCATTGATAAGCGTGGCCCCCGTCCCGATCGCCGAGCCCGCCGGTTGCTGGGCCTGTCGGCGGCGGGCCTGGCTGCATGCTCGCTGATCGTCGCGGGGTGCGCACGCTCGTCTCAGATCGGTCCGCCTATCCCCGCGAAGCAGCAGGACGCTTCGGCGAGCTTCGATAGCAACGAGCTTCGATCGATCGGCTACAGCCGCGGCTGGCGTGCCTATCCGATCGTGACGAGGAGCCAGAGCGTTGAGCTCGTCCGTGCATTCGACGATATCGTGCTCGTGCTCGAGGGCGGGTCGACGCTGAGTTGCATCGACGCCCAGGGCGGCGCATCTCGGTGGAGCACGCAGCTGGAGAGCCCGGTGACGCCCTTCTTGGGGATCGCCCGTCGGGGCAACTTGGTGTATGTCAACTCGTCGTCGGAGCTCTACGTGCTCGATGCGTTGAGCGGTGAGCTGCGTGCCCGCCAGGCGCTGCCGCTCGTCGTGACGACCGGCCCGACGCGACACGAGGGTCAGTTGCTGTTTGGCTGCGCCGATGGGCAGATCTTCAGCTGGGTGCCCACGCAAGAGATTAAGCTGTGGGGCAACCAGCTCGACCATCCGGTCGATATGGATGCGATCATGGTCGACGGCATCGCGGCCTTCGTGAGCACGCAGGGCGATGTGCTGTTCATCGATCCGGCGCGCGGCACCGCGGTGATGCGTGCTGGCGGTGGGCAGCGCTTCAATGCTCTTTTTGACGGCCCGGGAGCGATGCCCGCCACGGCGCCGGGCATGCTGCTGGTGCCGAGCGAGGACCAGTCGCTCTGGGCATTTACGCCGGCGAGCAGCCGCAACCTGTGGCGCGTGCCGACCGAGGGGCCGATCACGAGCCGGCCGGTCGTTCACGGCGACCACGTGTTCATCGACCTGCCGAGCCTGGGCTTCAGCGCGGTCAACCTGGGCACGGGCGAGGTCGACTGGTCGCTGGCGGACGTCGGCGGCGAGCTCGTGGCCGTGCGCGACAAGCTGCTGGTCGTGTTCGACGCCGACAATGAGGTGCTCACGCAGATCGACGGGCCGACGGGCGACGTCTTTGGCTCGGTTCGCGTTGGCGGGGTCAGCCGGGTCGAGACCGCCGAACTCGAGGACTCGCCGATCTACCTGATCACCGATCGCGGCCTGGTCGCCCGCTTCAACCCCGACGCCTGA
- a CDS encoding riboflavin synthase, whose translation MYTGLIHSVGRVLQSVASDAGTRLVVAAPTNLLAEPDPIPGESINIDGCCLSLVESEPGKDEHGPHLAVAFDVTHQTLDNTTLGGLKSGDRVHLERSCTPTTLLGGHLVQGHVDAVAKVIDVVEQPQWRIRIEPPPRLMPYVSPRGSICVSGVSLTIAELSVHDGWFEVALIPDTLTRTTLGDLKPGDGVNLECDCMVKALVHWQTHYADDRATEDRPQQPKA comes from the coding sequence ATGTACACCGGACTCATCCACAGCGTTGGCCGCGTGCTCCAGTCGGTTGCCTCCGACGCTGGCACGCGCCTGGTCGTCGCGGCTCCGACCAACCTGCTCGCCGAGCCCGACCCGATCCCAGGCGAGTCGATCAACATCGACGGCTGCTGCCTTAGCCTCGTGGAGTCTGAGCCAGGCAAAGATGAGCACGGGCCCCATCTGGCCGTCGCGTTCGATGTCACCCATCAGACGCTCGACAACACGACGCTCGGCGGGCTCAAGTCCGGCGATCGCGTGCACCTGGAGCGATCCTGCACGCCCACGACCCTGCTCGGCGGCCACCTCGTCCAGGGGCACGTCGACGCGGTCGCGAAGGTGATCGACGTGGTCGAGCAACCCCAATGGCGGATCCGCATCGAGCCGCCGCCCCGCCTCATGCCCTACGTCAGCCCTCGGGGCTCGATCTGCGTCTCGGGCGTCTCGCTCACGATCGCCGAACTCTCGGTCCACGATGGCTGGTTCGAGGTCGCCCTCATCCCCGATACGCTCACGCGTACGACGCTCGGCGACCTGAAGCCGGGCGACGGCGTGAATCTGGAATGCGACTGCATGGTCAAGGCCCTCGTGCACTGGCAAACCCACTACGCCGATGATCGGGCTACGGAAGACCGGCCCCAACAGCCGAAAGCCTGA
- a CDS encoding crossover junction endodeoxyribonuclease RuvC yields MRVLGLDPGLRLTGYACVGLRNGRDALDEAGVLRLKRGDGTPDGLATRLVELEADLRDLIEHLKPDAACVEAVFAHKAFPATAISMGHARGVILLTAKRAGLPIMELSPAVVKRSMTGSGRATKEQMRLAVQARYDLPEPPTPADVADAIAIAAGGLLRHTQAAPLP; encoded by the coding sequence ATGCGCGTCCTCGGCCTCGATCCCGGACTCCGCCTGACCGGCTACGCCTGCGTGGGCCTGCGGAACGGTCGAGACGCCCTCGACGAAGCCGGCGTCCTCCGCCTGAAGCGCGGCGACGGCACGCCCGACGGCCTTGCCACGCGACTCGTCGAGCTCGAGGCCGATTTGCGCGACCTGATCGAGCACTTGAAGCCCGACGCTGCGTGCGTCGAGGCCGTGTTTGCCCACAAGGCGTTCCCCGCCACGGCCATCAGCATGGGCCACGCCCGGGGCGTCATCCTGCTGACCGCCAAGCGGGCGGGTCTGCCGATCATGGAGCTGTCGCCGGCGGTCGTGAAGCGGTCGATGACCGGCTCCGGGCGCGCAACCAAGGAACAAATGCGGCTCGCCGTCCAGGCCCGCTACGACCTGCCCGAGCCGCCCACGCCCGCCGACGTGGCCGACGCGATCGCCATCGCCGCGGGCGGGCTGCTGCGACACACCCAGGCCGCCCCACTACCCTGA
- a CDS encoding sigma-54 dependent transcriptional regulator — MAIADNNPKTATPAAQVLIVEDEPDHADTMAEALRKPGHVCTIVGSVAEAMDELKGGAFDVVVTDLRMPTSAGQQAHEDAAVGPDGADAGLLVLRAARALQPDAETVMVTAHGDVSTARNAFKEGAYDFIEKPLDLAVFRSLINRAAEAVLLRQESGELGDLVQHDGFEGLIAGSEPMRRIVKTVRTVAPSNIAVLITGESGTGKELIASAVHTNSPRSAKRYVAFNCAGQSESLLEDQLFGHVRGAFTGAEKDREGVFEYANNGTLFLDEIGDMPMSMQAKLLRVLETGEVVRLGSNDPRKTDVRFVSATNKDLRRMIAEGTFREDLYFRINGAHVHVPPLRERREDIPRIAQHAAARFADQMSQPAPEITDAALMRLTAYDWPGNVRQLLNVVQNMVVSAIGEAAEDTPARLEVRHIPPEVRAGEDEGEAGAASGTLAGTSLEQIEKRAIRETLRLTGGNREQAAKLLGIGERTLYRKLREYGLR; from the coding sequence ATGGCCATCGCCGACAACAACCCCAAGACCGCTACGCCGGCCGCCCAGGTGCTCATCGTCGAGGACGAGCCCGACCACGCCGACACCATGGCCGAAGCCCTGCGCAAGCCCGGGCACGTGTGCACCATCGTCGGCTCGGTCGCCGAGGCCATGGACGAGCTCAAAGGCGGCGCCTTCGACGTCGTCGTGACCGACCTTCGCATGCCCACGTCGGCCGGCCAGCAGGCGCACGAGGACGCCGCCGTCGGCCCCGACGGCGCAGACGCCGGCCTGCTCGTCCTGCGGGCCGCTCGGGCTCTGCAGCCCGACGCCGAGACCGTCATGGTCACCGCCCACGGCGACGTCTCGACCGCCCGCAACGCCTTCAAGGAGGGCGCGTACGACTTCATCGAGAAGCCGCTCGACCTAGCCGTCTTCCGCAGCCTGATCAACCGCGCCGCCGAGGCCGTGCTGCTCCGCCAGGAGTCGGGCGAGCTGGGCGACCTCGTCCAGCACGACGGCTTCGAGGGCCTCATTGCCGGTAGCGAGCCCATGCGCCGGATCGTCAAGACCGTGCGCACCGTGGCACCGTCGAACATCGCCGTGCTCATTACGGGCGAGAGCGGGACGGGTAAGGAACTCATCGCCAGCGCCGTGCACACCAACTCGCCCCGCTCGGCCAAGCGGTACGTCGCCTTCAACTGCGCGGGCCAGAGCGAAAGCCTGCTCGAGGACCAGCTCTTCGGCCACGTCCGCGGCGCGTTCACCGGGGCCGAAAAGGACCGCGAGGGCGTCTTCGAGTACGCCAACAACGGCACGCTCTTTCTCGACGAGATCGGCGATATGCCCATGAGCATGCAGGCCAAGCTCCTGCGCGTCCTCGAGACCGGCGAGGTCGTCCGCCTGGGCAGCAACGACCCGCGCAAGACCGACGTCCGCTTCGTCAGCGCGACCAACAAGGACCTCCGCAGGATGATCGCCGAGGGGACGTTCCGCGAGGACCTCTACTTCCGCATCAACGGCGCCCACGTCCACGTGCCACCGCTGCGTGAGCGTCGCGAGGACATCCCCCGCATCGCCCAGCACGCCGCGGCTCGCTTTGCCGACCAGATGTCCCAGCCCGCCCCGGAGATCACCGACGCCGCCCTCATGCGCCTGACGGCCTACGACTGGCCCGGCAACGTCCGCCAGCTCCTGAACGTCGTCCAGAACATGGTCGTCAGCGCCATCGGCGAAGCCGCCGAGGACACGCCGGCAAGGCTCGAGGTCCGCCACATCCCCCCCGAGGTGCGCGCGGGCGAGGACGAGGGCGAGGCGGGCGCCGCCTCGGGCACGCTCGCGGGCACCAGCCTCGAA